One Methylomonas sp. LL1 DNA window includes the following coding sequences:
- a CDS encoding M48 metallopeptidase family protein, with protein MTALKYLAAYPASITEQIERLIESGKLGQMLLTKYPASHDIRTDKALYLYVVAIKNQFLRQSAPLSKVVYDDKIDLLHQALGLHSFVSRVQGGNLKAKNEIRIGAVFKTAPIEFLRMIAVHELAHLREKQHNKAFYKLCEYMEPDYHQLEFDMRLYLTYLDRVGSLY; from the coding sequence ATGACGGCATTAAAATATCTGGCCGCTTATCCGGCAAGCATTACCGAGCAAATTGAACGGCTGATTGAGAGCGGAAAACTGGGGCAAATGCTGCTAACAAAATATCCGGCAAGCCATGACATTCGAACCGACAAAGCGCTTTATCTCTATGTCGTCGCCATCAAAAACCAATTTCTTCGCCAATCCGCTCCACTAAGCAAAGTCGTGTACGACGACAAAATCGATCTGCTTCATCAAGCCTTGGGCTTACATTCCTTCGTATCCAGAGTTCAGGGCGGCAACCTGAAAGCCAAAAACGAAATCCGCATCGGCGCGGTATTTAAAACCGCGCCGATTGAATTTTTACGCATGATTGCCGTGCATGAACTGGCGCATTTACGCGAAAAACAGCACAACAAGGCCTTCTACAAACTATGCGAGTACATGGAACCCGATTATCACCAACTGGAATTCGACATGCGGCTTTACCTAACCTACCTTGATCGCGTCGGTTCGCTTTATTAG
- a CDS encoding glutamate-5-semialdehyde dehydrogenase produces MQQLGRQARRAGREISKADSGRKNNALLKIAEAIGAGSADLAIENRKDLLAGKDNGMDSASLDRLELTPARIEAMIEGLKQVAALPDPVGEITNLGYRPSGIQVGQMRVPLGVIGIIYESRPNVTVDAAALCLKAGNACILRGGSESIHSNRAIAACIAKGLAEAGLPQLAVQVVETTDRTAVGELITMKDYVDVIVPRGGKSLIERISSEATIPVIKHLDGICHVYIDGKADLDKAVAIAMNAKTHRYGVCNAMETLLVAESIAPTVLPRLAEQYAEKGVELRGCLKTCSLVKNAVRATEEDWHSEYLAPILSIKIVTDMDEAIDHINSYSSAHTEAIVTEDYTLARRFLREVDSSSVMVNASTRFADGFEYGLGAEIGISTDKLHARGPVGLHGLTSLKYIVLGDGHIRQ; encoded by the coding sequence ATGCAGCAGTTGGGCCGGCAGGCCAGGCGGGCGGGTCGGGAAATCAGCAAAGCCGACAGCGGCCGGAAAAATAATGCTTTATTGAAAATCGCCGAGGCTATCGGCGCCGGTAGCGCCGATTTGGCAATCGAAAATCGCAAGGATTTACTGGCCGGCAAGGACAACGGCATGGATTCGGCATCGCTGGACCGCTTGGAACTGACGCCGGCCCGGATCGAGGCGATGATCGAAGGCCTAAAACAGGTTGCGGCCTTGCCCGATCCGGTTGGCGAAATCACTAATCTCGGCTATCGGCCCAGCGGCATTCAAGTCGGGCAGATGCGGGTGCCTTTGGGCGTGATTGGCATTATTTACGAATCTCGGCCCAACGTTACCGTCGATGCGGCGGCACTGTGCTTGAAGGCCGGTAATGCCTGTATTCTGCGCGGCGGATCGGAATCGATTCATTCCAACCGGGCGATTGCCGCTTGTATTGCCAAGGGTTTGGCCGAAGCAGGTTTGCCGCAACTGGCGGTGCAGGTGGTGGAAACTACCGACCGGACGGCTGTTGGCGAGTTGATTACGATGAAAGACTATGTTGACGTGATCGTGCCGCGTGGCGGCAAGAGCCTGATCGAGCGCATCAGTAGCGAGGCAACGATTCCGGTGATCAAACATCTGGACGGTATTTGTCATGTCTATATCGACGGCAAGGCTGACCTCGACAAGGCGGTGGCTATTGCGATGAATGCCAAAACCCATCGCTACGGGGTTTGCAATGCAATGGAAACATTACTGGTGGCGGAATCCATCGCTCCCACGGTGTTGCCGAGATTGGCCGAACAATACGCCGAAAAAGGCGTGGAATTGCGTGGCTGTTTGAAAACCTGTTCGTTGGTTAAGAACGCCGTGCGCGCGACCGAGGAAGATTGGCATAGCGAATATTTGGCGCCTATTTTGTCCATCAAGATTGTTACCGATATGGACGAGGCGATCGATCATATCAACAGCTACAGCTCGGCGCATACCGAAGCCATTGTCACCGAGGACTACACGCTGGCGCGGCGATTCCTGCGCGAGGTGGATTCCAGTTCGGTGATGGTGAATGCATCGACCCGTTTCGCCGATGGTTTCGAGTACGGCCTGGGCGCGGAAATCGGTATCAGTACCGATAAATTGCACGCCCGTGGTCCGGTCGGATTGCACGGTCTAACGTCATTGAAATACATCGTGCTGGGTGACGGGCATATCCGGCAATAA
- the nadD gene encoding nicotinate-nucleotide adenylyltransferase, which yields MIGIYGGTFNPVHYGHLRTALEVKELFELDQLRLIPCRLPPHRDQPDVDGEMRLAMLHLAVADSPGLQVDRRELDRAGPSYMVDTLQALRAENPDTRLILFIGADAFAGLESWHQWQRLFDYAHLVVMTRPAYGLPDMPAFLCQRLCEDRRQLRQQFGGRLFFQAVTGLDISATQIRNLIRAGRDPQFLLPDRVIAYIRQHQLYLSSTQDIECKQNNC from the coding sequence ATGATCGGAATTTATGGTGGTACCTTTAATCCGGTGCATTACGGCCATTTACGCACGGCGCTGGAAGTCAAGGAACTGTTCGAATTGGATCAACTGCGTCTGATTCCTTGCCGTTTGCCTCCGCACCGTGATCAACCGGACGTGGATGGCGAAATGCGATTAGCCATGTTGCATTTGGCCGTTGCCGATTCGCCTGGGTTACAGGTCGATCGGCGCGAGCTGGATAGGGCCGGGCCATCCTATATGGTCGATACGCTGCAAGCCCTCCGCGCCGAAAATCCTGACACCAGGCTGATACTGTTCATCGGTGCCGATGCCTTTGCCGGCTTGGAGAGTTGGCATCAATGGCAGCGCTTGTTCGATTATGCGCATCTGGTGGTCATGACTCGGCCGGCTTATGGCCTACCGGATATGCCGGCTTTTTTATGCCAACGGTTATGCGAAGATCGTCGCCAGCTACGGCAACAATTCGGTGGGCGGCTATTTTTTCAAGCGGTGACCGGGCTGGATATTTCCGCCACTCAGATCCGAAACCTGATCAGGGCCGGCCGCGATCCGCAATTTTTACTGCCGGATCGCGTCATTGCTTATATCCGGCAACATCAACTTTATCTATCCTCAACACAGGACATTGAATGCAAGCAGAACAACTGTTAA
- the rsfS gene encoding ribosome silencing factor, whose translation MQAEQLLKLVENELDERKAHQVTILDVRGKTSITDYMIVATATSTRHAKSLCDYVVEKIKENGLQPLGLEGELGSDWVLLDLGDVVLHVMTGQAREFYQLEKLWSVSGDQQSRQRV comes from the coding sequence ATGCAAGCAGAACAACTGTTAAAACTGGTCGAGAACGAACTCGACGAGCGTAAAGCTCATCAGGTCACAATTCTCGATGTGCGCGGCAAAACCAGTATTACCGATTACATGATTGTCGCCACCGCCACATCCACTCGCCACGCCAAATCCCTGTGCGATTATGTGGTCGAAAAAATCAAGGAAAACGGCCTGCAGCCCTTGGGGTTGGAAGGCGAACTCGGTTCGGATTGGGTGTTGCTGGATTTGGGTGACGTGGTATTACACGTGATGACCGGCCAGGCACGCGAGTTTTATCAATTGGAGAAGCTCTGGTCCGTGAGCGGCGACCAACAGAGCCGCCAGCGAGTGTAG
- a CDS encoding DUF2760 domain-containing protein, translating into MNTYTIDLSLRPTTFDLWHVCLAGTVAVLALLLIVVLISVVLGMRRCKRMEPAPQLAPVQRPEPEVNIVEKIVEVEKVVQAPAPEPVILKEATPDAALQLLSLLQKEARFIDFIKEDVSVFSDADIGAAARVVHQGCGKAINEHFTLAPVSQDQEGSRVTLSKGFDAASYRLTGNIVGEAPFTGTLVHKGWQVTDLRLPKLTEGHNAKIIAAAEVEL; encoded by the coding sequence ATGAATACCTATACCATTGATTTAAGCCTGCGTCCGACCACATTCGATTTATGGCATGTGTGTCTGGCCGGCACGGTGGCCGTGTTGGCACTGCTGCTAATCGTCGTTTTAATCTCGGTTGTGCTGGGCATGCGCCGCTGCAAACGCATGGAACCCGCGCCCCAATTGGCGCCAGTGCAAAGGCCGGAACCGGAAGTGAATATTGTCGAGAAAATCGTTGAGGTTGAAAAAGTCGTGCAAGCCCCGGCGCCGGAGCCGGTGATTTTGAAGGAAGCCACGCCCGACGCGGCCCTGCAATTACTGAGCCTGTTGCAAAAAGAGGCCCGTTTCATCGACTTCATCAAGGAAGATGTCAGCGTGTTTTCCGATGCAGACATCGGCGCGGCGGCACGGGTGGTGCATCAAGGTTGCGGCAAGGCCATCAATGAGCATTTCACCCTGGCGCCGGTCAGTCAGGATCAGGAAGGCAGTCGGGTGACCTTAAGCAAGGGTTTCGATGCGGCGTCCTATCGTTTGACCGGCAACATCGTCGGCGAAGCGCCGTTTACCGGTACCTTGGTGCATAAAGGCTGGCAAGTTACCGATTTGCGCCTGCCCAAATTGACCGAAGGCCATAACGCCAAAATTATCGCCGCCGCCGAGGTGGAATTATGA
- a CDS encoding DUF167 domain-containing protein, with product MAKVKKSKTKGAGKETSKGTAMDSFCGWEGEVLVLNILGTPSAKQDAIGKPKGHQLKVSVTAAPVGGKATDHMVRFLAKEFGVAAGDIEVVFGRFNVNKQLRIKSPKQLPAVISKELAQAG from the coding sequence ATGGCAAAAGTAAAAAAATCGAAAACCAAGGGCGCCGGCAAAGAGACGAGTAAAGGCACGGCAATGGATTCGTTCTGCGGCTGGGAGGGCGAAGTCCTGGTGCTGAATATTCTCGGTACGCCCAGTGCCAAGCAGGATGCCATCGGCAAACCGAAGGGCCATCAACTGAAGGTCAGTGTCACCGCCGCGCCGGTTGGCGGCAAGGCAACCGATCACATGGTGCGTTTCCTGGCGAAAGAGTTCGGGGTGGCGGCCGGCGATATCGAAGTGGTGTTTGGCCGGTTTAACGTCAATAAGCAATTGCGGATTAAATCGCCCAAGCAGTTGCCGGCCGTGATCAGCAAGGAATTGGCCCAAGCCGGGTAG